The following coding sequences are from one Nilaparvata lugens isolate BPH chromosome 4, ASM1435652v1, whole genome shotgun sequence window:
- the LOC111055180 gene encoding uncharacterized protein LOC111055180: MGDVGVENKTDCMPCRLISGFGVFGIGIYLHFQARHSKNVFSRRVIQALGIGVCGIGIARLLDLPPFRKEETDKK, translated from the exons ATGGGAGATGTTGGTGTTGAAAATAAAACAGATTGTATGCCATGCAGATTGATAAGCGGGTTTGGTGTATTTGGAATAGGCATCTACTTGCATTTCCAAGCTCGCCACTCGAAAAACGTTTTCAGTAGACGTGTTATTCAGGCCCTGGGAATCG gtGTTTGTGGTATAGGCATCGCAAGGCTACTAGACTTGCCTCCATTCAGAAAGGAAGAAAccgacaaaaaataa